A region of the Bacteroidales bacterium genome:
TCAAATTTTAACAAACACTCTTTCAGATAAACAACTAACTGATTTAGCGTTGTTTGCTCGCCGTATGCTGTGTTGTAAACCTGATTTATCGCATCGGGATTTGTTGTCTCCATAGCCAGAAGATTCATCTGTATCACATTGTCAATGTAGGTAAAATCACGGCTATGTTCACCATCTCCGTTGATTACGGGTGATTTGTGGTTCATGAATTGCTTTACAAACAATGGAATAACCGCTGCATAAGCACCGTTAGGGTCTTGTTTGCGACCAAAAACATTAAAATAACGTAAGCCGATATACTCCATGCCGTAAGTCTTCGAGAAAACATCAGCGTATAGTTCATTTACATATTTGGTTACCGCATATGGAGACAAAGGTTTCCCTATTTTATCTTCTACTTTGGGAAGTGCTTTACTATCGCCGTATGTTGAGGAGCTTGCAGCGTAAATAAATCTTTTGATTTTTGCGTCACGACTTGCCATTAACATATTCAAAAATCCCGAAATGTTTACTTCATTTGTTGTGATTGGGTCGTTAATGGAACGAGGCACAGAGCCTAACGCTGCCTGATGAAAAACATACTCAACCCCTTCAACTGCTTTTTGACAATCTTCCAATTTTCTGATATCACCGACAATTAATTGGAATGTTTCAGGATAAGATTGAATCAGAGGTTGTATGTTCTCCTTTTTACCGGTAACGAAGTTATCTAAACAGACCACTTTGTGTCCAAGCTGCAACAAGCTTTCACAAAGATTGGAACCTATAAATCCTGCTCCACCGGAAACTAATATTTTACTATGTTTTAACATAAAGCTAAATAAAAACTTTATTCAATGTTTAGGCTTTGACTAAATAAGTTGTTACTATTTCCTTGTTATTTACAATCGGTATCGCACAGCTCCGCCCTTTCACTCACACGTTTTGTGTGGCTACTAAGGTACTTTAGGACACAAAGATACTAAACAAAGCGTTGTGTTTACAGATATTTTGACGAAATTTCGACACATATCATAGTTGACATAAAATCTAAACGAACAACCAATATTTGATTGCTTTTTTTTCTGATTATTTCACCTTGAAATCCACTAAAAGGGCCGGAATCTATTTCTATGTAATCACCTATTTGGAGGTCAATATCTTGGACTTTAACATTTTCAGAGTTTTCTGTTAAAATACG
Encoded here:
- a CDS encoding SDR family oxidoreductase, translating into MLKHSKILVSGGAGFIGSNLCESLLQLGHKVVCLDNFVTGKKENIQPLIQSYPETFQLIVGDIRKLEDCQKAVEGVEYVFHQAALGSVPRSINDPITTNEVNISGFLNMLMASRDAKIKRFIYAASSSTYGDSKALPKVEDKIGKPLSPYAVTKYVNELYADVFSKTYGMEYIGLRYFNVFGRKQDPNGAYAAVIPLFVKQFMNHKSPVINGDGEHSRDFTYIDNVIQMNLLAMETTNPDAINQVYNTAYGEQTTLNQLVVYLKECLLKFDPKISEIEVIHGPNRIGDIPHSLASIEKARNLLGYNPQFNIKEGLEEAVKWYWENL